DNA sequence from the bacterium genome:
GGTGACTCCCGAGGGAATGAAAAAAGCGGAAGAACTCTTCCGCAAGCACTTTCAGACATGATTTTCTTATTCGAGTGCTTGTCTGATTAACAGAACCAGCGCAGCAGCGCTCACGCATGGGGAGCGTTGAGTTCAGTACACACAAAAACCTGTTTATTAACACGTCGTCAACAGGAGGTTATATGGCAAAGAATGATCTCAAGACCAGGGTGAACAAAGGTAGTGTGACGGAATTCCTCAACAACGTTACCGACGAGCAAAAACGACGCGACTGCTTTGAAATCCTCGAAATGATGAAAAAGATCACCAAAGAGGAGGCAAAAATGTGGGGGGCCAGCATCGTCGGCTTTGGCAGCTATCATTACAAAGGAAAAGGCGGGCGCGAAGGCGACTGGATGCTGACCGGTTTTTCGCCTCGCAAGCAAAACCTGGTACTGTACCTGATGGGCGGTTTTGACACGCACGCCGATCTGCTGAAAAAACTCGGCAAGTTCACAACCAGCGTGGGCTGTCTCTACATTA
Encoded proteins:
- a CDS encoding DUF1801 domain-containing protein — its product is MAKNDLKTRVNKGSVTEFLNNVTDEQKRRDCFEILEMMKKITKEEAKMWGASIVGFGSYHYKGKGGREGDWMLTGFSPRKQNLVLYLMGGFDTHADLLKKLGKFTTSVGCLYIKKLEDVDKKILKELVQASFKKMKQQYK